A single genomic interval of Oryzias latipes chromosome 3, ASM223467v1 harbors:
- the LOC111946254 gene encoding high choriolytic enzyme 2-like → MNLASSACLLLLFLLGIAQALPVQNEEGHEEGNKEGHGEEGVEEGDEDDFVDFTTRILTSNNNTDQLLLEGDLVAPTNRNAMKCWYNSCFWKKASNGFVVIPYVISSQYSRGEVATIEGAMRAFNGRTCIRFVRRTNEYDFISVVSKNGCYSELGRKGGQQELSLNRGGCMYSGIIQHELNHALGFQHEQTRSDRDSYVRINWQNIIPASAYNFNKHDTNNLNTPYDYSSIMHYGRDAFSIAYGRDTITPIPNPNVPIGQRNGMSRWDITRINVLYNCR, encoded by the coding sequence ATGAACTTGGCTTCTTCCGCCTGCCTGCTTTTACTGTTCCTGCTCGGCATCGCTCAGGCGCTGCCAGTCCAAAATGAAGAGGGCCATGAAGAAGGCAATAAAGAAGGTCATGGAGAAGAAGGCGTAGAAGAAGGTGATGAAGATGACTTTGTAGACTTCACTACCAGGATCCTCACCAGCAACAATAACACTGACCAGCTCTTGCTAGAAGGAGACCTGGTGGCTCCTACAAACAGGAATGCCATGAAGTGCTGGTACAACAGCTGTTTCTGGAAGAAAGCCTCCAACGGTTTTGTGGTGATCCCTTACGTCATTAGCTCTCAGTACTCTAGAGGAGAAGTGGCCACCATCGAGGGCGCCATGAGGGCTTTTAACGGCAGAACATGCATCCGCTTTGTCCGTCGCACCAACGAGTACGACTTCATTAGCGTTGTGAGCAAAAATGGATGCTACTCTGAGCTGGGCAGGAAGGGAGGACAACAGGAGCTGTCTCTCAACAGGGGAGGCTGCATGTACAGTGGCATCATCCAACACGAACTCAACCACGCTCTGGGCTTCCAGCATGAGCAGACCAGGAGCGACCGAGACAGTTACGTCCGGATCAACTGGCAGAACATCATCCCAGCGAGTGCCTACAATTTTAACAAGCATGATACCAACAACCTGAACACCCCCTACGACTACTCCTCCATCATGCACTATGGAAGAGATGCCTTCTCCATTGCCTATGGGCGGGATACCATCACCCCCATCCCCAATCCCAATGTCCCCATCGGCCAGAGGAATGGCATGTCCCGCTGGGACATCACCAGAATCAACGTCCTTTACAACTGCCGCTAA
- the hceb gene encoding high choriolytic enzyme 2 precursor (The RefSeq protein has 1 substitution compared to this genomic sequence): MNLASSACLLLLFLLGIAQALPVQNEEGHEEGNKEGHGEEGVEEGDEDDFVDFTTRILTSNNNTDQLLLEGDLVAPTNRNAMKCWYNSCFWKKASNGFVVIPYVISSQYSRGEVATIEGAMRAFNGRTCIRFVRRTNEYDFISVVSKNGCYSELGRKGGQQELSLNRGGCMYSGIIQHELNHALGFQHEQTRSDRDSYVRINWQNIIPASAYNFNKHDTNNLNTPYDYSSIMHYGRDAFSIAYGRDSITPIPNPNVPIGQRNGMSRWDITRSNVLYNCR, from the coding sequence ATGAACTTGGCTTCTTCCGCCTGCCTGCTTTTACTGTTCCTGCTCGGCATCGCTCAGGCGCTGCCAGTCCAAAATGAAGAGGGCCATGAAGAAGGCAATAAAGAAGGTCATGGAGAAGAAGGCGTAGAAGAAGGTGATGAAGATGACTTTGTAGACTTCACTACCAGGATCCTCACCAGCAACAATAACACTGACCAGCTCTTGCTAGAAGGAGACCTGGTGGCTCCTACAAACAGGAATGCCATGAAGTGCTGGTACAACAGCTGTTTCTGGAAGAAAGCCTCCAACGGTTTTGTGGTGATCCCTTACGTCATTAGCTCTCAGTACTCTAGAGGAGAAGTGGCCACCATCGAGGGCGCCATGAGGGCTTTTAACGGCAGAACATGCATCCGCTTTGTCCGTCGCACCAACGAGTACGACTTCATTAGCGTTGTGAGCAAAAATGGATGCTACTCTGAGCTGGGCAGGAAGGGAGGACAACAGGAGCTGTCTCTCAACAGGGGAGGCTGCATGTACAGTGGCATCATCCAACACGAACTCAACCACGCTCTGGGCTTCCAGCATGAGCAGACCAGGAGCGACCGAGACAGTTACGTCCGGATCAACTGGCAGAACATCATCCCAGCGAGTGCCTACAATTTTAACAAGCATGATACCAACAACCTGAACACCCCCTACGACTACTCCTCCATCATGCACTATGGAAGAGATGCCTTCTCCATTGCCTATGGGCGAGATTCCATCACCCCCATCCCCAATCCCAATGTCCCCATCGGCCAGAGGAATGGCATGTCCCGCTGGGACATCACCAGAATCAACGTCCTTTACAACTGtcgttaa
- the hce gene encoding high choriolytic enzyme 1 precursor (The RefSeq protein has 2 substitutions compared to this genomic sequence) encodes MNLAPSTCLLLLFLLDIAQALPVWDEEGHEEGHEEGDGDDFVDITTRILTSNNNTDQLLLEGDLVAPTNRNAMKCWSSSCFWKKASNGLVVIPYVISSEYSGGEVATIEGAMRAFNGKTCIRFVRRTNEYDFISVVSKTGCYSELGRKGGQQELSINRGGCMYSGIIQHELNHALGFQHEQTRSDRDSYVRINWENIIPASAYNFNKHDTNNLNTPYDYSSIMHYGRDAFSIAYGRDSITPIPNPNVPIGQRNGMSRWDITRINVLYNCR; translated from the coding sequence ATGAACTTGGCTCCCTCCACCTGCCTGCTTTTACTGTTCCTGCTCGGCATTGCTCAGGCACTGCCTGTCTGGGACGAAGAAGGCCATGAAGAAGGCCATGAAGAAGGTGATGGAGATGACTTTGTAGACATCACTACCAGGATCCTCACCAGCAACAATAACACTGACCAGCTCTTGCTAGAAGGAGACCTGGTGGCTCCTACAAACAGGAATGCCATGAAAtgctggagcagcagctgtTTCTGGAAGAAAGCCTCCAACGGTTTAGTGGTAATTCCTTACGTCATTAGCTCTGAGTACTCTGGAGGAGAAGTGGCCACCATCGAAGGCGCCATGAGGGCTTTTAACGGCAAAACATGCATCCGCTTTGTCCGTCGCACCAACGAGTACGACTTCATTAGCGTTGTGAGCAAAACTGGATGCTACTCTGAGCTGGGCAGGAAGGGAGGACTTCAGGAGCTGTCTATCAACAGGGGAGGATGCATGTACAGCGGCATCATCCAACACGAGCTCAACCACGCTCTGGGCTTCCAGCATGAGCAGACCAGGAGCGACCGAGACAGCTACGTCCGGATCAACTGGGAGAACATCATCCCAGCGAGTGCCTACAATTTTAACAAGCATGATACCAACAACCTGAACACCCCCTACGACTACTCCTCCATCATGCACTATGGAAGAGATGCCTTCTCCATTGCCTATGGGCGAGATTCCATCACCCCCATCCCCAATCCCAATGTCCCCATCGGCCAGAGGAATGGCATGTCCCGCTGGGACATCACCAGAATCAACGTCCTTTACAACTGtcgttaa
- the LOC101172803 gene encoding high choriolytic enzyme 1-like has product MNLAPSTCLLLLLLLGIAQALPVQNEEGHEEGHEEGDEDDFVDITTRILTSNNNTDQLLLEGDLVAPTNRNAMKCWSSSCFWKKASNGLVVIPYVISSEYSGGEVATIEGAMRAFNGKTCIRFVRRTNEYDFISVVSKTGCYSELGRKGGLQELSINRGGCMYSGIIQHELNHALGFQHEQTRSDRDSYVRINWENIIPASAYNFNKHDTNNLNTPYDYSSIMHYGRDAFSIAYGRDSITPIPNPNVPIGQRNGMSRWDITRINVLYNCR; this is encoded by the coding sequence ATGAATCTGGCTCCCTCCACCTGCCTGCTCTTACTGCTCCTGCTCGGCATTGCTCAGGCACTGCCCGTCCAAAATGAAGAAGGCCATGAAGAAGGCCATGAAGAAGGTGATGAAGATGACTTTGTAGACATCACTACCAGGATCCTCACCAGCAACAATAACACTGACCAGCTCTTGCTAGAAGGAGACCTGGTGGCTCCTACAAACAGGAATGCCATGAAAtgctggagcagcagctgtTTCTGGAAGAAAGCCTCCAACGGTTTAGTGGTAATTCCTTACGTCATTAGCTCTGAGTACTCTGGAGGAGAAGTGGCCACCATCGAAGGCGCCATGAGGGCTTTTAACGGCAAAACATGCATCCGCTTTGTCCGTCGCACCAACGAGTACGACTTCATTAGCGTTGTGAGCAAAACTGGATGCTACTCTGAGCTGGGCAGGAAGGGAGGACTTCAGGAGCTGTCTATCAACAGGGGAGGATGCATGTACAGCGGCATCATCCAACACGAGCTCAACCACGCTCTGGGCTTCCAGCATGAACAGACCAGGAGCGACCGAGACAGCTACGTCCGAATCAACTGGGAGAACATCATCCCAGCGAGTGCCTACAATTTTAACAAGCATGATACCAACAACCTGAACACCCCCTATGACTACTCCTCCATCATGCACTATGGAAGAGATGCCTTCTCCATTGCCTATGGGCGAGATTCCATCACCCCCATCCCTAATCCCAATGTCCCCATCGGCCAGAGGAATGGCATGTCCCGCTGGGACATCACCAGAATCAACGTCCTTTACAACTGccgttaa